The following proteins are co-located in the Abditibacteriaceae bacterium genome:
- a CDS encoding rhamnogalacturonan acetylesterase, with protein sequence MSLRHTSFANCMATMAACVAAFMLAFLAGKAAHAAPNPDLPTVFVVGDSTARNNANGAQGWGDPFAAYFDTTKVNVVNRAMAGRSSRTYTTEGRWDNVLKEMKAGDFVLLQMGHNDSGAIEGGRGRASLPGLGEEIKEIEKADGTKETVHTYGSYMRKFIADTKAKGATPILLSLTVRNIWKEGKVERGSGRYKELIAELARTEGVAFVDVTTIIADGYQAMGEEKTKAMFGPDYVHTSPAGADVNAASVVAGLKALPNAPLVNLLSDKGKAVVAAPATAATAVTATVPATTTAPATTAPVPAAAPAPTSGRRPLPVPADPALPSLFLIGDSTVRNGQGDGGNGQWGWGEPLANYFNADKINVVNRAVGGLSSRTYLTGGFWEQTLAMVKPGDFVMMQFGHNDGGAVNDASRARASLRGVGEEVEEIDNLLTKKHETVHTYGWYLRKFIADSKAKGATAIVCSPVPRKGWTNGKANRSGGNYRDWASQVAKAENVAFINLNEIIAAQYDMLGQEKVEPLFGDANTHTSLAGAEINAASVIAGLKALQPNPLAAYLAPKADAVAPANVS encoded by the coding sequence ATGTCTCTCCGTCACACTTCTTTTGCAAATTGCATGGCAACAATGGCCGCCTGTGTCGCTGCCTTTATGCTGGCGTTTCTTGCTGGCAAAGCAGCGCACGCCGCGCCGAACCCCGATTTGCCAACGGTCTTTGTTGTCGGCGATTCGACGGCGCGCAACAACGCCAACGGCGCTCAAGGCTGGGGCGACCCGTTCGCTGCCTATTTCGACACCACAAAAGTGAATGTTGTGAATCGCGCGATGGCTGGACGCAGCAGCCGCACCTACACGACTGAAGGCCGTTGGGATAACGTGCTCAAAGAAATGAAGGCGGGCGATTTCGTTTTGCTTCAAATGGGTCACAACGACAGCGGTGCCATTGAAGGCGGGCGGGGGCGCGCTTCGCTGCCGGGCCTGGGCGAAGAAATCAAAGAAATCGAGAAAGCCGACGGCACCAAGGAAACGGTTCACACCTACGGCTCGTATATGCGCAAGTTCATCGCAGATACCAAGGCCAAAGGCGCGACGCCGATTTTGCTGTCGCTGACAGTGCGCAACATCTGGAAAGAAGGCAAAGTCGAGCGCGGTTCGGGACGCTACAAAGAACTGATCGCCGAACTCGCGCGCACCGAAGGCGTGGCCTTTGTCGATGTCACCACGATTATCGCTGACGGGTATCAGGCGATGGGCGAGGAAAAAACCAAAGCGATGTTTGGCCCCGATTACGTTCACACCAGCCCCGCTGGAGCCGATGTCAACGCCGCTTCTGTTGTCGCCGGTTTGAAAGCGTTGCCGAATGCGCCGTTGGTGAATTTGCTGTCCGATAAGGGCAAAGCCGTCGTAGCGGCTCCCGCAACTGCGGCCACCGCTGTAACTGCAACAGTACCAGCAACAACCACAGCACCTGCAACCACAGCACCGGTTCCTGCCGCCGCTCCTGCACCAACGTCTGGCCGCCGTCCACTTCCGGTTCCTGCCGATCCCGCGCTTCCTTCCCTTTTCCTGATTGGCGATTCGACGGTGCGAAACGGGCAGGGCGATGGCGGAAACGGCCAGTGGGGTTGGGGTGAACCACTCGCCAACTATTTTAATGCCGACAAAATCAATGTTGTAAACCGCGCGGTTGGTGGATTAAGCAGCCGCACATATCTCACAGGCGGTTTCTGGGAACAAACTTTGGCGATGGTAAAGCCGGGCGATTTCGTGATGATGCAGTTCGGGCACAACGATGGCGGAGCCGTCAACGATGCATCGCGCGCGCGGGCCAGCTTGCGCGGAGTTGGCGAGGAAGTCGAAGAAATCGACAACCTTCTCACCAAGAAACACGAAACGGTTCACACCTATGGTTGGTATCTGCGCAAGTTCATCGCGGATAGCAAGGCCAAAGGCGCCACAGCCATCGTGTGTTCGCCGGTTCCTCGCAAGGGCTGGACAAACGGCAAGGCAAACCGCAGCGGTGGGAATTACCGCGACTGGGCTTCGCAAGTCGCCAAGGCAGAAAACGTGGCATTCATCAATCTCAACGAGATTATCGCGGCCCAATACGACATGCTGGGTCAGGAGAAAGTCGAGCCGCTTTTTGGTGACGCCAACACGCACACCAGCCTTGCCGGAGCCGAAATCAATGCGGCTTCGGTTATCGCCGGATTGAAAGCGCTGCAGCCGAATCCGCTCGCGGCTTACTTGGCACCCAAAGCAGATGCAGTCGCCCCGGCAAATGTGTCCTAA
- the rlmN gene encoding 23S rRNA (adenine(2503)-C(2))-methyltransferase RlmN, which yields MLGQTTKQIEEEMKALNLPAFRGRQIAAWIYRRGAASFAEMTDLPANLRETLQSRNALAFPTIAQRFDSRDGSTKLLLEMSDGERIETVRLPYENRLSVCVSSQAGCAMACQFCATGMGGFRRNLSVAEIIAQPLLAMRAGEEIMAPSHIVFMGMGEPLLNLNNVLPAIHLMHDEIGIPMRNITVSTVGITAGIGRLADANIPVTLAVSLHAPEDALRHRLIPTSTKTSVQDIINAAKNYFDTTGRRVTFEYVLLGGVNDGADHARKLAKLCRGWQCHVNVIPWNDVPDAKLEDVLFHAPTANAVREFKRILEDAGVPITQRIQRGADVAAACGQLRALDEKKQSADIAFV from the coding sequence ATGCTGGGCCAAACAACCAAACAAATCGAAGAAGAAATGAAGGCGTTAAACCTTCCGGCGTTTCGCGGACGCCAGATCGCGGCGTGGATTTACCGTCGCGGCGCGGCATCGTTCGCCGAAATGACCGACTTGCCTGCGAACCTGCGCGAAACCTTGCAAAGCCGCAATGCGCTTGCGTTTCCAACAATCGCCCAGCGCTTCGATTCGCGCGATGGCAGCACAAAACTGCTGCTCGAAATGAGCGACGGCGAGCGCATCGAAACCGTTCGTCTGCCCTACGAAAACCGCCTGAGTGTGTGCGTTTCGAGCCAGGCCGGTTGCGCGATGGCGTGTCAATTTTGCGCGACAGGAATGGGCGGATTCCGCCGCAATTTGAGCGTGGCCGAAATCATCGCGCAGCCGCTTCTGGCGATGCGGGCGGGCGAAGAAATCATGGCACCGTCGCACATCGTATTTATGGGAATGGGCGAACCGCTGCTCAACCTCAACAATGTACTTCCCGCGATTCATCTGATGCACGACGAAATCGGCATCCCGATGCGGAACATTACGGTTTCAACAGTAGGAATCACCGCAGGAATCGGGCGTTTGGCCGACGCAAATATTCCCGTCACGCTAGCGGTTTCGCTTCATGCGCCGGAAGATGCACTCCGCCATCGCCTGATTCCAACCTCCACCAAAACGAGCGTGCAGGACATCATCAACGCGGCGAAGAATTACTTCGACACCACAGGCCGACGCGTCACGTTTGAATACGTACTTTTGGGTGGCGTTAATGATGGCGCCGACCACGCGCGCAAACTGGCGAAGTTGTGTCGCGGCTGGCAGTGCCACGTCAATGTGATTCCGTGGAACGATGTGCCCGACGCGAAATTGGAAGATGTTTTGTTCCACGCGCCGACCGCGAATGCGGTGCGCGAATTCAAGCGCATTCTGGAAGACGCGGGCGTGCCAATTACGCAGCGCATCCAGCGCGGTGCCGATGTCGCCGCCGCGTGCGGACAGTTGCGCGCGCTCGACGAAAAGAAGCAAAGTGCCGATATTGCGTTTGTCTAG
- a CDS encoding iron ABC transporter permease: MKQFSLPATIGAWLLALGFLGPFLIWPVVRVLGGAFSENGAFSLQLLWLPMRDELLRESLWNSFKLGVFSTILASLLALPLAYMSARLRFRGKVLLTGLLLVPLILPPLVGAVGLRLMLGREGFINTLLMKAHLLSSPVAWLQNQTLKPWLVALVAALHLYPLIYLNLTAAWSNIDPSLEEAAENQGARGFHLFRTVTLPLLLPGYLAGALIVFIFGFVDLGTPLVFDYKNVAAVKLFEARASFNSIAYVLAGWTTLLSALVFWVSRKYLDGGRIATLSRGTAVPRERDARGWELFGVYALFFIVIALALLPHVGVILASLARDWTSRLWPEWTTQNYVRVFTDPSIPAAASIRISLLCATFSMALDLIIGAALAYALVRGKVWGKALLDTLAMLPLALPGLILAFGLLLSYRNTPLDPYNGAIPILILSYAVRRLPYALRGVASGLAQMSVTLEEASRNLGASAWQTVWNVTRPLVTANLLAAGLLTFAFAVLEVSDSLVLAAQKQDAPIAKAIYALSQATSGGPYMACALGVVGMLLLGITFLVANRVLGKQLGSLFRA; this comes from the coding sequence ATGAAACAGTTTTCTCTTCCAGCGACAATCGGCGCGTGGCTGCTGGCTCTTGGCTTTCTTGGCCCGTTTCTTATCTGGCCGGTTGTGCGCGTGTTGGGCGGCGCATTTTCGGAAAACGGTGCGTTTTCGTTGCAGCTCTTATGGCTGCCGATGCGCGACGAACTGCTCCGCGAATCGCTGTGGAATTCGTTTAAGCTCGGTGTTTTTTCAACGATTCTCGCGTCGCTCTTGGCGCTGCCGCTGGCGTATATGTCGGCGCGCTTGCGCTTTCGTGGCAAGGTTCTGCTCACCGGCTTGCTGCTTGTTCCGCTCATTTTGCCGCCACTCGTTGGAGCCGTTGGCTTGCGTTTGATGCTGGGGCGCGAAGGCTTTATCAACACTCTGTTGATGAAGGCGCATCTGCTTTCGTCGCCAGTGGCGTGGCTGCAAAACCAAACGCTCAAACCGTGGCTGGTGGCTTTGGTGGCGGCACTACATCTGTATCCGCTGATTTATCTCAATCTCACTGCCGCGTGGAGCAACATCGACCCCAGTTTGGAAGAAGCCGCCGAAAATCAGGGCGCGCGCGGCTTTCACCTTTTTCGTACGGTAACGTTGCCGCTGCTTTTGCCCGGCTATCTTGCAGGCGCGCTGATTGTTTTCATTTTCGGCTTCGTCGATCTGGGAACGCCGCTTGTCTTTGATTACAAGAATGTCGCAGCGGTGAAGTTGTTTGAAGCGCGCGCGAGTTTCAACTCCATCGCGTATGTCCTCGCGGGCTGGACGACTTTGCTTTCGGCGCTTGTCTTCTGGGTTTCGCGCAAATATCTTGACGGCGGGCGCATCGCCACACTTTCGCGAGGCACCGCTGTTCCGCGCGAACGCGACGCGCGCGGCTGGGAACTCTTCGGCGTTTACGCGTTGTTTTTCATTGTGATTGCGCTTGCGCTTTTGCCGCACGTCGGCGTTATTCTGGCGTCGCTTGCGCGCGATTGGACGAGCCGACTGTGGCCCGAATGGACAACGCAAAACTATGTGCGCGTTTTCACCGACCCCTCGATTCCGGCAGCAGCGAGCATTCGCATTTCGCTTCTTTGCGCGACGTTTTCGATGGCGCTCGATCTCATCATTGGTGCGGCGCTGGCTTATGCGCTTGTACGCGGCAAGGTTTGGGGCAAAGCGCTTCTCGATACTTTAGCGATGTTGCCACTTGCGCTACCCGGACTGATTCTGGCGTTTGGGCTTCTGCTGTCCTATCGCAACACGCCGCTCGATCCGTATAACGGCGCGATTCCGATTCTCATTCTTTCCTACGCGGTGCGGCGCTTGCCGTATGCCTTGCGCGGCGTGGCGTCGGGCCTCGCGCAAATGAGCGTGACACTCGAAGAAGCTTCGCGCAATCTGGGTGCGAGCGCGTGGCAAACAGTGTGGAATGTGACGCGGCCTTTAGTCACAGCGAACTTGCTCGCCGCCGGACTTCTCACCTTTGCGTTTGCGGTTTTAGAAGTGAGCGATTCCCTCGTGCTGGCGGCGCAAAAGCAAGACGCTCCGATTGCCAAAGCGATTTACGCGCTTTCGCAGGCAACTTCGGGTGGGCCATACATGGCGTGCGCGTTGGGCGTTGTCGGCATGCTGCTGCTCGGCATTACCTTTCTCGTCGCCAATCGCGTGTTGGGCAAGCAGCTTGGCTCGCTTTTTCGCGCTTGA
- a CDS encoding oligogalacturonate lyase family protein, translated as MMPLKMPDAARNGTSHAVASTPVSDIGKRFPAEKIVFVDAQTGATVSALTTSADNNAMIYPTHPQWAADGKHIVFRSNRAGGVWQAFAVHETTGEIIQLTDGAGTGGSLNVARRSNKLYFFRRTEESNTLVESDLERIFADSAADTLQGAEAYEREIATLPPNLRESGGFALDSDEKFAYVGVSRLDDAPPLSDDEKKEYRKTHPESPIAPHPGGIRSIDLESGAMETVVDVPFTMGHVQTNPWVAGEIIYCDETGGYADQRIWCVRSDGTGNRSMYPQAGGEWVTHEVVVDADHIAFSIMAHLPRLRKRPTGIALLNLRTEEMRIVGQVDGRGTFQFAGAPTEGRGFWHCNGSPDGRWIVGDDFAGNIHLIDRASGETTLLSSGHQMRPDHAHPAFSPDSRRILIQSGLLSEGKSLDLMVIPVPAWMRNRC; from the coding sequence ATGATGCCACTTAAAATGCCAGACGCAGCGCGCAACGGAACTTCCCATGCGGTCGCTTCCACGCCGGTTTCAGATATCGGAAAGAGGTTTCCTGCGGAGAAGATAGTCTTTGTTGATGCCCAAACCGGCGCAACTGTTTCGGCCTTAACCACGAGCGCCGACAACAACGCGATGATTTACCCGACGCACCCGCAGTGGGCTGCCGACGGCAAGCACATCGTCTTTCGTTCGAATCGCGCGGGCGGCGTTTGGCAAGCGTTCGCTGTTCACGAAACAACCGGCGAAATTATTCAGCTCACCGATGGCGCGGGCACCGGCGGCAGCCTCAATGTTGCGCGTCGGTCGAACAAGTTGTATTTCTTTCGTCGCACCGAAGAAAGTAACACGCTTGTTGAATCTGACCTTGAGCGGATTTTTGCCGATAGCGCAGCGGACACACTGCAAGGGGCAGAGGCTTACGAACGCGAGATTGCGACGCTGCCTCCAAATCTGCGCGAATCGGGCGGCTTCGCCCTGGATAGCGACGAGAAGTTTGCTTACGTCGGCGTCTCGCGTCTGGACGATGCGCCTCCACTTTCGGACGACGAGAAAAAGGAATATCGCAAGACGCATCCCGAATCGCCGATTGCGCCGCATCCGGGTGGCATTCGCAGCATCGACTTAGAAAGCGGCGCGATGGAAACCGTCGTCGATGTGCCTTTTACGATGGGGCATGTGCAAACTAATCCGTGGGTGGCCGGAGAAATTATCTACTGCGACGAAACCGGCGGCTACGCCGATCAGCGCATCTGGTGCGTCCGGTCCGATGGAACAGGCAATCGCTCGATGTACCCGCAAGCCGGTGGCGAATGGGTGACGCACGAAGTCGTGGTCGATGCGGATCACATTGCGTTCAGCATTATGGCGCATTTGCCGCGTCTGCGGAAAAGGCCCACCGGCATCGCTTTGCTGAACCTGCGCACCGAAGAAATGCGAATCGTCGGTCAAGTCGATGGACGCGGCACGTTTCAATTCGCTGGCGCCCCAACCGAAGGCCGTGGCTTCTGGCATTGCAACGGTTCGCCCGACGGTCGCTGGATTGTCGGCGACGATTTCGCGGGGAACATTCATCTCATCGACCGCGCTAGTGGTGAAACGACGCTGCTGAGTAGTGGTCACCAAATGCGGCCCGATCATGCGCACCCGGCGTTCAGCCCCGACAGCAGGCGCATCTTGATTCAATCGGGCTTATTGTCAGAGGGCAAAAGCCTCGACTTGATGGTGATTCCCGTTCCCGCGTGGATGCGGAATCGCTGCTAG
- a CDS encoding NAD-binding protein, giving the protein MNSSPPPRQVSTSQRLRYAFDQSMASGPMALIGWLAAVSLLFILIAALVVTLLGVKPEGGENLSFVEATWVSAMRAIDAGALGGDNGWPFRIVMALVTIAGIFIVSSLIGILNSGLESKMDEMRKGRSFVIESNHTLILGWSSNIFTIVSELVIANSNTRNGRIVILADKDKVEMEEEIRAKAGDLGTTKVICRTGSPIDLIDLEIVNPHEARSIIILSPETENPDPQVIKTILALTNNPRRRKAPYHIVAEIRDPKNMEAAHLVSRGEAQLIQTNDLIARITVQTCRQSGMSVIYTELLDYDGDEIYFHNEPTLAGKTFGDALLAYNESAIIGVQHADGTVQVNPPMTSTLDRDDKLIAISGDDDTIVPVTTPIAIDEALIRQAQPEVPTPERTLILGWNRRGCTIATELNSYVAPGSLVTVVSEDEHAESELAHLCGETQTNARITWQHGDTTDRATLDSLDIASYQHIIVLGSGDTMDIQEADARTLITLLHLRNIEEQGGESFSIVSEMLDIRNRELAEVTQADDFIVSDKLISLLLAQVSENKHLNAVFSDLFDSDGSEIYLKLARDYVALESETNFATVVEAARRRGECAIGYRLAAHASNAEKQYGVVVNPSKSERLRFTQNDRVIVIAES; this is encoded by the coding sequence ATGAATTCTTCTCCTCCACCACGCCAAGTTTCCACCTCCCAGCGTTTACGCTACGCCTTCGACCAAAGCATGGCATCCGGCCCGATGGCTCTTATCGGCTGGCTCGCGGCGGTTTCCCTTCTTTTTATTCTCATCGCAGCGCTTGTTGTGACCTTGCTCGGAGTAAAACCGGAAGGTGGAGAAAACCTTTCCTTCGTCGAAGCAACCTGGGTCAGCGCTATGCGCGCCATTGATGCTGGCGCGCTCGGCGGCGATAATGGCTGGCCGTTTCGCATCGTGATGGCGCTTGTTACCATCGCCGGCATCTTCATTGTTTCCAGCCTCATCGGTATTCTTAACAGCGGGCTGGAAAGCAAAATGGACGAGATGCGCAAAGGCCGCTCGTTCGTTATTGAAAGCAATCACACGCTGATTCTGGGCTGGTCATCGAATATTTTCACCATCGTTTCCGAACTTGTCATCGCCAACTCAAACACCCGAAACGGGCGCATCGTGATTCTGGCGGATAAAGACAAAGTCGAGATGGAAGAAGAAATTCGCGCCAAAGCGGGCGATTTGGGCACGACAAAAGTCATTTGCCGCACCGGTAGCCCGATTGATTTAATCGATCTGGAAATCGTCAATCCGCATGAAGCGCGCTCGATTATTATTCTGTCGCCCGAAACCGAAAACCCCGATCCGCAAGTTATCAAGACGATTCTAGCGCTCACCAACAACCCGCGCCGCCGCAAAGCGCCGTATCATATCGTGGCCGAGATTCGCGATCCGAAAAACATGGAGGCCGCGCATCTTGTCAGTCGCGGCGAAGCGCAACTGATTCAAACCAACGATCTCATCGCGCGCATTACGGTTCAAACCTGCCGCCAATCGGGCATGAGCGTGATTTACACCGAACTGCTCGATTACGACGGCGACGAAATTTACTTTCACAACGAGCCGACACTCGCGGGCAAAACCTTCGGCGACGCGTTGCTTGCCTATAACGAATCGGCAATTATCGGCGTGCAACACGCCGACGGCACGGTTCAGGTCAACCCGCCGATGACAAGTACGCTGGACCGCGACGACAAGCTCATCGCGATTTCGGGCGACGACGACACAATCGTACCTGTCACCACGCCGATTGCCATCGATGAAGCGCTTATCCGCCAGGCTCAACCGGAAGTTCCGACACCCGAACGGACTTTAATTCTAGGCTGGAACCGTCGCGGCTGCACAATCGCGACCGAATTAAACAGCTATGTTGCGCCTGGCTCTCTGGTTACCGTGGTTTCTGAAGACGAGCATGCCGAAAGCGAACTGGCGCATCTGTGCGGAGAAACTCAAACCAACGCGCGCATCACCTGGCAGCACGGCGATACGACCGACCGCGCGACGCTGGATAGCCTTGATATCGCTTCGTATCAGCACATTATTGTGTTGGGTTCAGGCGATACGATGGATATTCAGGAAGCCGATGCGCGCACACTGATTACTCTTTTGCACTTGCGCAACATTGAAGAGCAAGGCGGCGAATCGTTCAGTATCGTTTCTGAAATGCTCGACATTCGCAACCGCGAACTGGCCGAAGTTACCCAGGCCGACGATTTCATCGTCAGCGATAAGCTGATTAGTTTGCTGCTCGCGCAGGTTTCAGAAAACAAACATCTCAACGCTGTTTTCTCCGATTTATTCGACAGCGACGGCAGCGAAATCTACCTCAAGCTGGCGCGCGATTATGTCGCGCTGGAAAGCGAAACGAATTTTGCCACCGTTGTGGAAGCAGCGCGACGACGCGGCGAATGTGCCATTGGCTATCGTTTGGCCGCACACGCGAGCAACGCCGAAAAACAGTACGGCGTTGTTGTGAACCCCTCGAAGTCGGAACGTTTGCGCTTCACCCAAAACGACCGCGTGATTGTCATCGCCGAGTCGTAG
- a CDS encoding ABC transporter ATP-binding protein, with product MHDNTQFPSTLQGFIWAKRQSFFGGLAFALGRIVVISPFPIIFKHIIDHLMPQKNLAGIVWVSALMIVLLAGHQWFMVKGASKLGKAIAHTVLHLRAQIFNKIQYLNFTYLDRQQAGRLLAKYAFDTQKIEGVIMPILNGFIPNSFYSLVTLTILISMNWQLSVVVFLMLPIMAFMRAHYFARLRVKNEENRVAQEKLTGNASEFFSALRLVRSYGEEKRAQSQLHATNKEVLRTRINLVEVSSSFGAFSWNAIQFLSLVVVAGGAALSIYGQVSSGTVLAFVAGLPSLVQPIQMFMQLSEQYFMGQESYNSIKELLGESDVEKWKGTQILQPIQGRIEFDQVSFRYPNADEDALKEFNLIIKPGEKVALVGSSGAGKSTVTSLLLGLYAAASGEIRIDGVPQAKLDMRWLRRNTAIVMQDSILLSGSIEDNIRFAREDASVEEVREAARLARAEEFILKMPDGFQTVIGERGVMLSGGQRQRISIARALLRNPVILILDEPTSALDYESERLIQEALDTLAEGRTVLTIAHRLSTIRGADRIVVLDEGRIVEQGTFAELWEREGHFTKMLSSQHTQTMGSESEYSRLQAVGMN from the coding sequence ATGCACGACAACACACAGTTCCCTTCGACTTTACAAGGCTTCATCTGGGCAAAACGCCAGAGCTTTTTCGGGGGGCTGGCGTTTGCCCTTGGACGCATCGTTGTTATCTCGCCGTTCCCCATCATCTTCAAGCACATCATCGACCACTTGATGCCGCAAAAAAATCTCGCGGGCATCGTTTGGGTTTCGGCGTTGATGATTGTTTTGCTGGCAGGGCATCAGTGGTTCATGGTCAAGGGCGCGTCGAAGCTGGGAAAAGCGATTGCGCACACTGTTCTTCACCTGCGAGCGCAGATTTTTAACAAGATTCAATACCTAAATTTCACCTATCTCGACCGGCAACAAGCGGGACGATTGCTTGCGAAATACGCTTTCGATACGCAGAAAATCGAGGGCGTTATCATGCCGATTCTCAACGGCTTTATTCCGAACTCGTTTTACAGCCTGGTGACGCTGACGATTCTAATTTCGATGAACTGGCAGCTTTCAGTTGTTGTTTTTCTAATGTTGCCGATTATGGCGTTCATGCGCGCGCACTATTTTGCGCGTCTGCGGGTGAAAAACGAGGAAAACCGCGTGGCGCAGGAAAAATTGACGGGCAACGCTTCCGAGTTTTTCAGTGCGCTCCGATTAGTTCGCAGTTACGGCGAAGAAAAGCGCGCGCAAAGCCAACTGCACGCAACCAACAAAGAAGTCTTGCGCACGCGCATCAATTTGGTTGAGGTGTCTTCCAGCTTTGGGGCCTTCTCGTGGAACGCAATTCAGTTTCTTTCGCTGGTGGTGGTTGCTGGCGGCGCGGCCCTTTCGATTTATGGTCAGGTCAGTTCAGGGACGGTGCTGGCATTCGTCGCCGGATTGCCCTCGCTCGTGCAGCCGATCCAGATGTTTATGCAGCTCAGCGAGCAGTATTTCATGGGGCAGGAATCGTATAACAGCATCAAGGAATTGCTCGGCGAAAGCGATGTAGAGAAGTGGAAAGGCACGCAAATATTGCAGCCGATTCAGGGGCGCATCGAGTTCGATCAGGTTTCTTTTCGCTACCCCAACGCCGACGAGGACGCGCTCAAAGAATTCAACCTGATAATTAAGCCGGGCGAAAAAGTGGCGCTGGTTGGCTCGTCGGGCGCGGGCAAGAGCACCGTCACCAGCTTGTTACTTGGCCTTTATGCGGCAGCGTCGGGCGAAATTCGCATCGACGGCGTGCCGCAAGCGAAGCTCGATATGCGCTGGCTGCGCCGCAACACCGCGATTGTGATGCAAGACAGCATTTTGCTTTCCGGCTCGATTGAAGACAACATTCGCTTTGCCCGCGAAGACGCCAGCGTCGAAGAAGTGCGCGAAGCCGCGCGGTTGGCGCGCGCCGAAGAATTCATTCTGAAGATGCCGGACGGATTCCAAACCGTGATTGGCGAGCGCGGCGTCATGCTTTCAGGCGGCCAGCGCCAGCGCATTTCCATTGCCCGCGCGTTGCTACGCAATCCAGTGATTCTAATTCTCGATGAGCCAACTTCGGCACTCGACTACGAAAGCGAACGCCTGATTCAAGAAGCCCTCGATACGCTCGCCGAAGGCCGTACCGTTCTCACCATCGCACATCGTCTGAGCACGATTCGCGGTGCCGACCGCATTGTCGTTTTGGATGAAGGTCGCATCGTCGAACAAGGGACGTTCGCGGAACTCTGGGAAAGAGAAGGGCACTTCACCAAGATGTTGTCTTCGCAACATACCCAAACGATGGGCAGCGAGTCGGAGTATTCGCGGCTGCAAGCAGTCGGCATGAACTGA